One window of the Candidatus Yanofskybacteria bacterium genome contains the following:
- a CDS encoding GTPase ObgE codes for MLVDELKIRVRAGNGGHGTVAFSKIKMALGPTGGRGGKGGSVWLEGIADIGGLTKLKFAKTFEAIDGKNGGHHLNDGPDGADITIKVPVGTVAKNLTTKREIEVTKIGERVLIAQGGRGGRGNFHFRSSTNTSPQQSQPGTKGEKYNFRLELKLIADVGLVGMPNVGKSSLINELTKAKSKVANYPFTTLEAHLGSYYGLILADIPGIIEGAHEGKGLGIRFLKHVERTKVLFHLVSAESETPVTDYEVMRAELGAYKEELLNKKEYVFISKSDLIKPIELKKIITKLKKLNKNILPLSIHDWDSLEAVRKILNEIQAEKTAT; via the coding sequence ATGTTAGTCGATGAACTAAAAATACGCGTTAGAGCCGGAAATGGCGGTCATGGCACCGTCGCTTTTAGCAAAATAAAAATGGCCCTTGGGCCAACCGGAGGTCGTGGCGGCAAAGGTGGCAGTGTTTGGCTAGAAGGAATTGCCGATATCGGTGGCCTAACTAAACTTAAGTTTGCCAAGACTTTTGAAGCCATTGATGGCAAGAATGGTGGCCACCATCTAAACGATGGCCCCGACGGAGCAGACATAACCATTAAGGTTCCGGTTGGTACAGTAGCTAAGAATCTAACGACCAAGAGAGAGATTGAAGTCACTAAAATCGGCGAAAGAGTTTTAATCGCGCAAGGTGGCCGTGGCGGTAGAGGTAATTTCCATTTTAGATCTTCGACCAATACTAGCCCACAGCAATCTCAGCCCGGAACAAAAGGTGAGAAATATAATTTTAGACTAGAATTAAAACTTATTGCCGATGTCGGCCTAGTTGGCATGCCCAATGTTGGTAAATCATCTCTGATTAATGAACTCACAAAAGCCAAGAGTAAGGTCGCTAATTATCCATTCACAACTCTCGAAGCGCATCTTGGTTCTTATTACGGATTGATCTTAGCTGACATTCCTGGAATTATTGAAGGTGCCCATGAAGGCAAGGGTCTTGGCATAAGATTTTTAAAACACGTAGAGAGAACTAAGGTTCTATTCCACCTCGTCTCAGCCGAGTCAGAGACCCCAGTTACCGATTATGAGGTAATGCGCGCAGAACTTGGAGCCTACAAAGAGGAACTACTAAACAAGAAGGAATACGTCTTCATCTCAAAATCAGACCTAATCAAACCAATTGAATTAAAAAAGATAATCACAAAGCTCAAAAAATTAAATAAAAATATACTTCCCCTCTCAATTCACGATTGGGACAGTCTAGAGGCAGTTCGCAAGATCCTCAACGAAATCCAAGCAGAAAAAACAGCCACCTAG
- a CDS encoding phosphoribosylamine--glycine ligase, protein MSNGEVKQNGSNGNGNGNGSPRGETVNGHPEKPKYKFLFISWESLSGDLAWQIKKEGHEVKCYIKDLGGTNVYDGILEKVDDWKSFVDWADVIVFDDIWFGDQADKLRKAGKAVIGGSSYTDRLEDDREFGQSEMKRMGMNILPHWDFSDYDEALKFISENPGRYVYKPSLDVSSDWKGLLFIGKEEDGKDLHQILSSNKTVLGKKIKSFQLQKYASGVEVGCAAFFNGQDFIMPLNIAFEHKRLFPGEIGPMTGEMGTSMFWCGPNNFFRSTLEKMLEPLRASGYVGYIDINCIVNARGIYPLEFTCRFGYPTISIQQEGILNDWGEFFHAIANHKSYELRTRKGFQVGVVVATPPFPYDDKSELAIYNDTSILFKKPNYEGVHLGDVKIVDGDWKIDGTCGYDLVVTGSGTTMEDARRMTYNRIDNIMILNMFYRTDIGATWAEDRDKMHSWEYIY, encoded by the coding sequence ATGTCCAACGGAGAGGTAAAACAAAATGGATCGAACGGAAATGGAAATGGCAACGGCTCGCCTCGCGGCGAAACAGTAAACGGGCATCCTGAAAAACCCAAATATAAATTTCTTTTTATAAGCTGGGAAAGCTTGAGTGGAGATTTGGCCTGGCAAATAAAGAAAGAAGGCCATGAAGTCAAATGCTACATAAAAGATCTCGGCGGAACTAATGTCTACGATGGTATCTTAGAAAAAGTAGACGACTGGAAATCTTTCGTAGATTGGGCTGACGTTATTGTCTTTGATGACATCTGGTTTGGCGATCAAGCTGACAAGTTAAGAAAGGCAGGAAAAGCTGTAATCGGTGGCAGCTCCTATACCGATAGATTAGAAGACGATCGAGAGTTCGGACAATCAGAGATGAAAAGAATGGGCATGAATATTCTTCCGCATTGGGATTTTAGTGACTACGACGAGGCCCTGAAATTTATTTCCGAGAACCCAGGCCGCTATGTTTACAAGCCTTCTCTTGACGTCTCTTCCGATTGGAAAGGCCTTCTATTTATAGGCAAAGAAGAAGATGGCAAGGATTTACATCAAATTCTATCCAGCAATAAAACCGTACTAGGTAAAAAAATAAAATCTTTTCAGCTACAGAAATATGCTTCTGGAGTCGAGGTCGGTTGTGCTGCGTTTTTTAATGGTCAAGATTTTATAATGCCCCTAAACATCGCCTTTGAGCACAAAAGACTTTTCCCCGGAGAGATTGGCCCCATGACTGGCGAAATGGGTACTTCGATGTTCTGGTGCGGTCCAAATAATTTTTTCCGATCAACTCTTGAAAAAATGCTCGAACCTCTGCGCGCCTCTGGATATGTCGGATACATTGATATTAATTGCATAGTAAACGCTCGTGGCATTTATCCGCTAGAGTTCACCTGCCGTTTCGGTTACCCTACGATCTCCATTCAGCAAGAAGGGATACTGAACGATTGGGGAGAATTTTTTCATGCCATTGCCAACCATAAATCCTATGAATTGCGCACAAGAAAAGGATTCCAAGTCGGCGTCGTGGTTGCCACTCCACCATTTCCGTATGACGATAAGTCCGAGTTGGCGATTTACAACGACACATCTATTCTATTTAAAAAGCCCAATTATGAAGGCGTCCATCTAGGCGATGTAAAAATAGTCGATGGTGATTGGAAGATAGATGGCACTTGCGGATACGATTTGGTTGTTACGGGATCGGGCACGACGATGGAAGATGCTCGCCGTATGACCTACAACAGGATCGACAACATTATGATTCTAAACATGTTCTACCGCACAGACATCGGCGCTACTTGGGCCGAAGATCGAGACAAGATGCACAGCTGGGAATACATTTACTAA